One Gemmatimonadota bacterium genomic region harbors:
- a CDS encoding homoserine dehydrogenase codes for MAVPVLRLGLIGHGTVGQSFTHHLADAVARIERRSGARVQLARLAVRHPDRVRDFPHHVHVGNDPQQLALDPTIDLVVEASGAPTAAAWLSGALARGAAVITANKQAVANSNTLLQALAQRHPRLFAEATVAAAIPIVRTLRDSLQGEEVRAIRGILNGTSTYVLSAVERGTSWDEAVVAASAAGLSERGSTADFDGTDAAAKLAILATIAWGTPVHLDRIRIRGVGAHTVPLARAAFAEGRRVRLMADAWTHGGTHLLVEPRVLESSDPLAQVSDVTNAIELEAALAGQLRWFGPGAGGVRTASALLADVAQAAAGYVATPRTQVAA; via the coding sequence ATGGCAGTTCCCGTGCTCCGGCTCGGGCTCATTGGTCACGGGACCGTGGGCCAGAGCTTCACCCATCACCTCGCCGACGCGGTCGCGCGCATCGAGCGCCGCAGCGGTGCGCGCGTCCAACTGGCGCGCCTTGCCGTTCGACACCCCGACCGCGTGCGCGACTTCCCGCACCACGTCCATGTCGGGAACGACCCCCAGCAGCTCGCGCTGGATCCCACCATCGACCTGGTGGTCGAGGCCAGTGGCGCTCCCACGGCGGCGGCCTGGCTCAGTGGCGCCCTCGCCCGTGGGGCCGCCGTCATCACGGCAAACAAGCAGGCGGTAGCCAACTCAAACACTCTACTGCAGGCACTGGCCCAGCGTCACCCGAGGCTGTTCGCCGAAGCGACCGTGGCCGCGGCCATCCCGATCGTGCGCACGCTGCGCGACTCACTGCAAGGGGAAGAGGTCCGCGCGATCCGTGGCATCCTCAACGGGACCAGCACCTACGTCCTCAGCGCCGTGGAGCGCGGGACGTCATGGGACGAGGCGGTCGTCGCTGCCTCCGCCGCCGGCCTCAGCGAGCGGGGGAGCACCGCCGACTTTGATGGAACTGACGCGGCCGCCAAGCTGGCCATCCTCGCCACCATCGCCTGGGGCACCCCGGTCCACCTCGACCGGATCCGCATCCGGGGAGTGGGTGCGCACACCGTGCCCCTCGCCCGCGCCGCATTCGCCGAGGGACGCCGCGTACGCCTTATGGCCGATGCGTGGACGCACGGCGGCACCCACCTGCTGGTAGAACCGCGCGTCCTCGAATCCAGCGACCCGTTGGCTCAGGTAAGCGACGTGACCAACGCCATTGAACTCGAGGCCGCCCTTGCCGGCCAGCTGCGCTGGTTTGGCCCCGGCGCCGGAGGGGTCCGCACCGCCTCGGCGCTCCTCGCCGACGTGGCCCAGGCGGCCGCGGGATACGTCGCCACCCCTCGCACGCAGGTGGCCGCATGA
- a CDS encoding VWA domain-containing protein — protein sequence MRFHTYAKFSPESADAVDLERLLEQLSDFLLQSGFAGGPAWHPYWGETGDDADRSMDALKEAILQALIDSGQFTPEMLKALRGDDDDVAQASLAELLDKIVQRLMEQGYLKAEQQPRMPDSHQEVTGPGGLARAAARDVQFSLTGKGIDFLGYKALRGILGSLGRSSFGSHETPHLATGVEADAGSKPYEFGDVLNLDVSGTLANTLARTGSLDLPLDVDYPDLMVNRAEYRSSCATVLMLDCSHSMILYGEDRFTPAKKVALALTHLIRTQYPGDTIRVVLFHDGAEEIPLATLAHAQVGPYHTNTAEGLKLARRILLAQKKDMRQIVMITDGKPSALTMPNGETYKNAMGLDAWVIRETLREVADCRRAGIMINTFMLARDRALVEFVKHVSAISRGRAYFTNTMTLGQYILMDFLKKKTRRVS from the coding sequence ATGCGATTCCACACGTACGCGAAGTTCTCCCCGGAATCCGCGGACGCGGTGGACCTTGAGCGTCTGCTCGAGCAGCTCTCGGACTTCCTGCTGCAGTCCGGCTTTGCCGGCGGCCCGGCCTGGCATCCCTACTGGGGAGAAACGGGGGATGACGCCGACCGGTCGATGGATGCGCTCAAGGAGGCGATCCTCCAGGCGCTCATCGACTCGGGACAGTTCACGCCGGAGATGCTCAAGGCCCTGCGCGGCGACGACGACGATGTCGCCCAGGCCTCCCTGGCCGAGCTGCTCGACAAGATCGTCCAGCGCCTGATGGAGCAAGGCTACCTCAAGGCCGAGCAGCAGCCCCGCATGCCGGACTCCCACCAGGAGGTCACCGGCCCCGGCGGGCTGGCCCGCGCCGCCGCCCGCGACGTCCAGTTCTCCCTCACCGGCAAGGGGATCGACTTCCTCGGCTACAAGGCCCTGCGAGGCATCCTCGGATCGTTAGGTCGCAGTTCATTCGGCAGTCACGAGACGCCACACCTCGCGACCGGCGTCGAGGCCGACGCCGGCAGCAAGCCGTACGAGTTTGGCGACGTGCTGAATCTCGACGTCAGCGGCACCCTGGCCAACACCCTGGCTCGCACGGGCTCGTTGGACCTTCCGCTAGATGTCGACTACCCGGACCTGATGGTCAACCGGGCCGAGTATCGCTCCTCGTGCGCCACCGTGCTGATGCTCGACTGCTCGCACTCGATGATCCTTTACGGGGAGGACCGCTTCACCCCAGCCAAGAAGGTCGCCCTCGCCCTCACGCACCTGATTCGCACGCAGTACCCGGGCGACACCATTCGGGTGGTGCTGTTTCACGATGGCGCCGAGGAGATTCCGCTGGCCACGCTCGCCCATGCCCAGGTGGGACCGTACCACACCAACACGGCGGAGGGACTCAAGCTCGCCCGCCGCATTTTGCTGGCGCAGAAAAAGGACATGCGACAGATCGTCATGATCACCGATGGAAAGCCGAGCGCGCTGACCATGCCGAACGGCGAGACCTACAAGAATGCGATGGGGCTCGATGCCTGGGTCATTCGCGAAACGCTGCGCGAGGTGGCCGACTGCCGTCGCGCCGGGATCATGATCAACACCTTCATGCTCGCGCGGGACCGCGCCCTTGTCGAGTTCGTGAAGCACGTGTCGGCCATCAGCCGTGGCCGCGCCTACTTCACCAACACGATGACCCTCGGCCAGTACATCCTGATGGACTTTCTCAAGAAGAAGACCCGGCGCGTCTCGTAG